The DNA segment GAGGAGAGCGTAGCTCTCATCACATTTCGGTCCCCTTTTATTTCGGGCGAAAGCGGGATTCCCAAGGGCCTCGTCCTTGGGTGGGGTCAAGGGGCAAAGCCCCTTGCAGGGTTTGGGGCAGCGCCCCAATAAAACAAACAAACAACCCGCCCGCCCCGCGCCCCTTGCAGAGCACGAGACGGAGTCTCGTACCCCAGCCACACCATAAAAAAAGAGGCTATACCCAGAGTGGGTATAGCCTCGAGATTTTCAGTGATGCGGGGCTAGGGTTTGCAGACGAACTGCTCGCTGTCTTTGATGTACTGATCGAGACAGGGGCGATAATATTCGAACGTTTTTTCTAAGCCCTGATCTGTCGTGGTTGTTGGTTTCCAACCCAGTTCGGCGGTGATTTTTGAGCAATCGCCGTAGAAATCACCGATGTCGATTTTTTTCTTTTCTTCGGGCCACGGGACGAGCTTAAAGGAGCCGCTTTTGGCGGTGGCGATCATTTTTTCGCAGATGCTTTTGAGGGAGATAGGTTCATCGCCAGCGAGGTTGTAGACCTGACCGACGGCCTGTTCCTTCTGTCCTGCGACGAGGAGGGCGTCAACGACGTCTTCGACATAGTTCATGTCGCGTCGCTGGAGGCCATCGCCGTAGAGCTGGATTTGCTTATTTTCTGCCACGAGCCGGATAAACCAGCCGAGAAAGCCTTGGCGGTTGTGCTTCAGGAGCTGCCGAGGTCCGTAAGTATTTGTAAGCCTGAGGACGGAGGTCGGAATGCCATACACCTTGTTGTAGAGCAGGTGATACCATTCGCCAGCGATGCAGTTGATACCGTTGACGTCAACGGGGTCGAGTGGGTGCTTTTCATCGACGGGCATGTAGTGTGGCTTGCCGTATATCTGTCGGGTACTGGTAAGGACGATGCGGGCATCGCGGTTACCGTGGCGACAGGCTTCGAGCACGCCGAGCTGAGCTTTTGCATTGATTTCGAGATCCGTAAACGGGTCGTGCATGGAATCAATGTGGCTCACTTGTCCTGCGAGGTTAAAAATAACTTCCTGATTGCGAATGAGGTACTTCATGGAGACCTGATCGCGAACATCGGAGATGTTGAGATGGATGTCATTTTTAACTGGTTCGATGTTGTAGAGGTTTCCGCCATACTCCTCAATCATGGAGTCGACGACGGTCACGTCTGCACCGGCCTGAACCAGCCGAATCGCGAGGTTGGAGCCGATAAAGCCACATCCACCGGTGATGAGAACTTTTTTACCCGAATAAAACTGCATTGTATGCGTCTCCGCCTAGTGCTTGGTGGGGCGAGGCAGTATGAGGTTGAGAACCACACCGATGACGCCGGAAAGACCGATGCCGGAGAGTGTGACTTTGGACAAGCCAAAGCTCATGCCGCCAATGCCGAAAACAAGAATAACTGCGACAATGGCCATATTCCGGGGTTCGAGCAGATCTTCGCCAGCTTTGACCAGAGCATTGATACCGACGACGGCGATGGTACCAAAGAGGAGAACCATGATGCCGCCCATGACGGGGGTCGGGATGCTCTGCAAGACTGCGCCGAGCTTGCCAACAAAGGCAAGGCAAAGTGCTGTGAGAGCGGCCCAAGTCATGATGCCGGGGTTGAAAGATCTGGTCAGAGCGACTGCGCCAGTGACTTCGGAGTAGGTGGTGTTTGGGGGGCCACCGAGGCAGGATGCGAGAGCGGTAGCGAGACCGTCACCGAGCATGGTGCGGTGGATACCGGGTTCTTCGATGTAATCCTTGCCAGTAACCGAAGAGATAGCGAGTACATCGCCAAAGTGCTCAATGGCCGGAGCGATGGCAACCGGGACAATGAACAGGATGGCTTCCCAGTTAAATTCTGGGAAAACGAAGTTCGGCACGGCGAACCACGGGGCGTTTTGCACAGTCGTGAAATCAACCATACCAAAGTAAAGGCTCAGGGCATAACCTACAACGATTCCGCAGACAATGGGAATGAGTCGCAGAATTCCGCGTCCCAGCTGAGAGACCAGAATCGTGGTCGTGAGGGCACACATGGAAACGATAAGCGCTTCGTTGCGTGCGAAAAGCTCAATGGAGCCGTCTCCGCTTTTGCCGATAGCCATAAAGACAGCGGTCTTGGCGAGGAGCAGGCCGATAACCATGATAACAGGTCCCGTTACGATGGGGGGAAGCACTCGATGCAGGATCTGGGTTCCGCGGAATTTAATCATTGCGGAAAGGAAGACATAAAAAAGTCCCGCAGCGGCAAGGCCACTCATAGTTGCGGGGATGCCCCAAGTCTGCACACCGTAAATGATTGGAGCGATGAACGCAAAAGATGATGCAAGGAAAATCGGAACCTTGCGTTTGGTGACGACCTGAAAGAGCAGGGTACCGGCACCAGCTGTGAACATAGCAACGTTTGGGTCGAGTCCCGTCAGCAGGGGGACCAAAACCAGCGCGCCAAATGCCACGAACAGCATTTGGGCTCCCACAAGGGAGTCTCTCAGTCGGAAGGAATAATCCGTTTCGGCCATGAGTTTAATGCCTCCGTATGTTGTTCGTTGACACAAAAAGGATGGAAACCAACATCGACATTATTTTGTGCCGAAAATCTTGTCGCCAGCGTCACCCAGACCAGGCAGGATGTAGCCGTTCTCGTTGAGGCAGTCATCAACACTTGCAGTGTAGACCTCAACGTCGGGGTGCTTTTCTTCGAGCTTTTTCAGGCCCTCAGGAGCAGCCACGAGGAAGATGCCGCGAATGTTTTTGCAGCCAGCTTTTTTGAGCAGGTCAACAGTGGCGATGAGCGTTCCGCCAGTTGCGAGCATGGGATCAAGGATAAGAGCCATGCGGTCCTGAATGTTGTTGGCGAGCTTGACGTAGTATTCGACAGGCTCAAGAGTCTCTTCGTTACGGAAGAGGCCAACGACGCTGACTTTTGCACCGGGCACCATGTCGAGCACGCCGTCGAGCATGCCGATACCCGCGCGGAGAATCGGAACAACAGTAAGGGTTTTGCCCTTGATGTTGTCGATTTCAACATCGCCATTCCAGCCGTCGATAGTCACCTTCTCGGTTTCGAGGTCTTTGGTGGCTTCGTAGCTCAGAAGGCGAGCAACTTCATTGGAAAGAGCACGAAAATCTTTTGTGCTCAGGGATTTTTGGCGCAGCAGACCGAGCTTGTGCTTGACCAGCGGGTGGTCCACAACATGAACAGCCATTGTATCTCCTTGGCAATTTTGGATGTTGAAAATTTGATAGGAAAATGCGTGGTGCAAAATCTTGCTATTTTTACCCGTGGACGCGTTTAAGGTCAATAGCCGCTCCAAAAATGCAGAAGCTCTGCATCAGGGGGAGGGGAAAAGCGACGCAAAGAGGAAAAGCCTTGATTATGAGTGCTCTTTTGAAAAACTGCATATGCAATTTTTTTCATGAAAGGCGCTTTTTACGCTGAAAAAAAGAATATGAGATCTTTTGAGGGGTGATTGAGGGGCTGATGACGCGGGAAAAAAAGAAAAATAAAAAGAAGAGATTTTGATTTGAATGTTGTGAGGGGTGGAAAAACAGAGATCATAAGATGAATTTGTTAACGAAAAAAAATAAAAAAGAAGAAAAGAGAATGTGCACATTGCCTTGAGAGATAAAAATGCAGTTGTGATGGAATTGCAGAGAAAGAAAAGGTGGTGTTGAGAGGTGGGGAATTTTACAGGGGGGAAGAAGGAATTTACAGGCGTGAATTTCTTGACTACATGAATGCTTTTTCTACGAGGAACTGGCGAAAAGCTGTGCCGTGGAGCACGCGAGAGCGTTTGGCACATGCGGAAGCCTTTGTCGTCGTGGGCCCAAGAGTATACCAGCCTGTGGCAGAGTCGGGTTTTGCACGCCGGGCTTTTGCGAGACACGGAACACAGGACACACGAGGAGCATTCATGAATATTTTTGTTTTTGGTTCGCTGGCATTCGATCGTATTATGGCATTCCCCGGCAAGTTCGAGGACCATCTGATTCCTGAAAAACTGCACATGATTAACGTCTGCTTTGTGGGAAGTGACCTGACCGAGCGCTTTGGTGGAACCGCTGGGAATATTGGCTACACTCTGGCCCTGCTGGGCGAAAAGCCTGTGCTGGTTTCCTCTGCTGGTCGTGATGACTTTGGCCGCTATGACGAGCACTTGAAAAAGCTTGGTCTGGATGATGATGGCATCCGCATCGTCACGGAATCCCTGACCGCAAACTGCCACATTACGACAGACCTTGCTGCAAATCAGATCACCTGCTTTAACCCCGGCGCAATGGGCTACCCGTGCGAGTATGACTTTGCTTCGGCTGACCCGGAAAAAGATATCGCCATCGTGGCACCCGGCAACCATGCTGATACTATTGAGCTGCCTCGTAAGTTCCGTGAGATGGGCATGAAGTATATCTTTGACCCGGGCCAGAACATTACGGCTCTGCCGGGTGAGAAGCTGCTGGAGGCCTTGACGGGTTCTTGGATGTTTATCTCCAATGACTATGAGCTTGAAATGGTGATGCGTGCCACAGATATGAATCTGGAACAGCTTTTGGAGCGGACCCAGTACGTTGTCACCACACTCGGAGAAAAGGGCTGTGTGATTCATAGCGCTGAGGGAGAATGCCGTGTTCCTGCGCTGGAAGGCGTGAAGGTCGTGGACCCCACAGGTGCAGGCGACAGCTTCCGTGCAGGCCTGCTCAAGGGCCTTTCTCTGGGCTGTGAGCTGGAAGTGGCCGCCCGCATTGGTGCCTGCTGCGCAAGCTATTGCATTGAGAAGACAGGGACTCAGGAACACGTCTTTACAGAAGAGGCGTTCTGGGAGCATTATACCAAGAATTTTGGACCGGTTTCCTTCCGCTAGCCCGCATAAGGAGATCGGCCCTGTACATGGTGGCCGCCCCTGTGGCGGCCAGCACAACACAGGATGGTCTCTCATGCTTGAACTGACGAATGAGGCTGTGGAAAAATATCTCCAGCAACTGTTTGGTCCTGAGCTTCGGCTTACCGGCGTTGGTGAGCTTGGCTCTCTGGATCAGCAGGAGATGAAAGATTTTGGATACGGCAAGCCACTGGAGCTGTTCTGGGAAAAGAATGGTGAGTCAAAGAGCGCTGTGCTGTCCATGATGAAGGGCGACCGGTACGGGCATCAGGAATACTGGGATCGTGCCCGTATCCTGATGATGCAGCATGACACCGGGCAACGCATGGAGCGGCATGTGAAGCCGCTTGGACTGGGCTATGCGGACCAGGCAGGCAAACTTTTTGCCGTACAGAATCCGCAGGAATTTTTTGTCCTGAGTGAAAAGAGTCAGGGGCGGGATTATTTCCGTGACCTGTATCGGATTCGCGAGGGAGAGCTTCGGGACGAAGACGTGGCGCTTGCGGCTGAATTTGGCCGCTGGCTGGCACGCATCCATTCAGAAAAACATACGGACCCAGACCTTTACGTCCGCCGGGTTCGTAATCTTGTTGGCGATTGTGAGTGCATTTTCGGCATTGATGATGGCTATCCCTATCCTTATGAATTCTTCCCGCCAGAACGCTTTGTTGCTTTGGAGCAAAAGCTGGTAGAATGGCGCTGGAAACTTCGACAGCACACTGACAGACTCTGCGCAGTTCATGGAGATTTTCATCCGTGGAATATTTTGGTGCAGGAAGGAAGCGCCAGCCCGGATTTCCGCGTGCTTGACCGGAGCCGGGGAGAGTGGGGCGAGGCTGCTGACGACGTGGCCTGCATGACCCTCAACTATATGCTTTTTGGACTCTACAAGAAGCCGTACCTTTCTGGCTCCTTCGCAACGCTTTTTTCCACGCTGTGGGAAAGCTACCTCGAGGCCAGCGGAGACACGGAAATCTGCAAGGTCATTGCTCCATTCTATGTTTTTCGGGCAATGGTCGTGGCTTCTCCTGAGTGGTACCCAAACCACCCTATTGAGGTGCGAAAAGGCCTGTTCAGATTCGTCGAAAATATATTACAAGATGATATCTTTGATTGGCAGAATGTGAATCGATACATGGAGAACGCATAATGTCTGAGACTGCATCAGCACAGCGTCAGGGCTGGGCGATTTGGGTTGTGGGCCTTCCGGGGTCTGGCAAAACCAATCTTGCCCGTGGGCTTGCCGCAAAACTGAGCATACAGGGAGACTGCGTGGTGTGGCTCCAGATGGATGCTCGCCGAAAAGCGTATTTCCCGGAACCGACATATTCTGACGAAGAGCGGGAGGAAGCATATCGGCTTTTTGCTGATGAAGCTGCGGCCCTGACTCGAGAAGGGAAAAATGTCGTTATGGATGGTTCCGCATTCCGTGCGGACATGCGCGACTACGCCCGTTCAATGATACCTGATTTTGCCGAAGTTCATGTCCAGTGCTCGCTTGAGGAAGCCATGAAGCGGGAGCACCGCCGTGAAAAAGGTCTGGTTATGGCAGACCTCTATCGCAAGGCTCTTGAGCGAAAAGAAACAGGGAAAGAGTTTCCCGGACTTGGCAAGGTCATTGGCGTCGATGTGGTCTTTGAAGAAAGTCCACAGGCTGAATACACCATAAACAACGAGTTTATCTCCAAGGATGAAACGCTTCGCCGTACACTCCGTTTTGTTCGCGAGTGGCTGCAAGGTGTTGAAGCTCATCATTTTTGCGATGAAGACGAGTCCTGATAGTGTATAATTCATTTCTTTATGGGGGATTTTTTGCACGGAGCACGCACTTCGTGGAGAAATTCCCCCCTTCCAGCATTTGCCTTTAGCGCCGCTTTTCCCTAAACAGAACTGTTTTGGATGCAGGAAAGCTTCTGCATTCCCGTTTCATTATTTCCAACAGCATTCTGGCGCTGATATGCCGGAAAAGAATACAGATATGACCAGCACGAAAACTTTCCATGTTCTGACCTTTGGCTGTCAGATGAATGTTCATGATTCCGAGTGGCTTGCTCGCGCCCTGACTGTGCGCGGATGGACCGAAGTTTCCGAAGACGAAGCAGAGGTATACATTGTGAACACCTGTAGCGTCCGGGATAAGCCGGAGCAGAAGGTGTACAGCCTGCTTGGCCGCCTTCGGGCATACATCGCAGAGCACCCAGACCGTTTTGTGGCTGTTGGTGGCTGTGTCGCCCAGCAGATTGGAAATGATTTTCTGGAGCGCTACCCCTTTGTGCGTCTGGTCTTTGGTACGGACCAGGTTGGGCGCGTGCCGCATGCTCTGGACGAGCTTCTCGAAGATGGCGAACGCCGTATGGCTCTGCTTGATTTTGAGGATGGCTATCCTTCTCAGGACGCTGTTGATCCTGAATCCGCTGCTGTGACCCATCTTCCGGGACAGGCCTTTGTGAACATCATGAAGGGCTGCGACAATTTCTGTGCGTACTGCATTGTTCCCTTTGTCCGCGGACGTCAGCGCTCTCGCCGGGCCGATGACATTGTCCGTGAATGCGAAGTGCTGGTCGAAAGCGGAGTGCGTGAAATTACGCTGCTTGGTCAGAATGTGAACAGCTTTGGACTGGACAAGCAGGGCGACGGCACCAGTTTTGCCGAGCTTCTGGAGCGGGTCGCAGCTATTGATGGCCTGACTCGCCTGCGTTTCACGACATCGCACCCCAAGGACCTGGCTCCCGAAGTCATCGACGCTTTTGGTCGTCTGGATGCACTGTGTCCGTCTCTGCATTTGCCGATGCAGTGCGGTTCAGATAATATACTGAAAGCAATGGGGCGTAAGTATGATATGGAACGCTACATGGGCCTCGTTCGTGGCCTGAAAGAAGTGCGTCCTGATATTGCTCTGACCACGGACCTCATTGTTGGTTTCCCCGGTGAAACAGACGAAGATTTTCGCCAGACCCTCGCTGCTGTCGAAGAAGTGGGCTTTGAGTCCAGTTTCTCCTTTATTTATTCCGATCGCCCCGGCACCCGTGCAGAGAAAATGCCGTTCAAGATTGACCGAAAGGTGCAGGGGGAACGCCTGATTGAATTGCAGACTCTTCAGGAAACACTGACCAGAGCAGCTCTAAAAAGGTGCGAAGGCACTGAGGCGGAAGTCCTCGTAGAGTCTCGAAGCAAGGTGCAGGACGGCGACGACGTCATTTCCTGGCGTGGGCGTGACCGTTACGGTAGAGTGGTAAACTTCCCGTGGCCACAGGCTGCCGGTGATCTCGCTGGAAAGCTCGTGCGTGTTCGCATTGAAATTGCCAAAAAACATTCTCTTTCGGGAAAAGTTGTAGGCGAACTATGGTAAAAATGACTGTGTATGGTCTGGCGCTGGATGAAACAGCGCAGGTTCCGGTGCTTATCCTCAAAGACGTAGAGGAGGATACGACCTTGCCGATTTGGGTGGGGGCAACGGAAGCTATGGCAATTTCCCTTGCACTCAACAAGGTGGCATTGCCGCGGCCCATGACGCATGATTTGATGCTCAATCTTGTTCACCAGCTTGGCGCCGAGGTTTTGCGCGTTGAGCTGGTTCGTGAAGAGCGTGGAACCTATTTTGCCGAGATTGTTTTGCAGGTTGCGGAAGAAGAAATTCGCGTTGACTCTCGCCCGTCAGACGCTATTTCTCTCAGCCTTCGGGCCAAGTGTGACCTGTGGGTCAGCAAGCAGGTGCTCGAGACTGCTCTGGAGCAGCTTGGGGATGCAGAATCCCGCCTGACCCCGAATACAGACCGTGAATCCTGGGAAGCGATTCTCCAGCAGTACAGCGGCGACGACAACAAATACAAAATGTAAGTCCCTATTCACCTGCTCTTGCAAAGGAAGTCCGATGATTGACCTGCATACGCATACGGTTTTCAGCGATGGCGAACTCATTCCCGCAGAACTGGCCCGCCGGGCAAAAGTCGCAGGGTATCGTGCCCTCGCTATGACAG comes from the Desulfobaculum bizertense DSM 18034 genome and includes:
- a CDS encoding NAD-dependent epimerase/dehydratase family protein, which translates into the protein MQFYSGKKVLITGGCGFIGSNLAIRLVQAGADVTVVDSMIEEYGGNLYNIEPVKNDIHLNISDVRDQVSMKYLIRNQEVIFNLAGQVSHIDSMHDPFTDLEINAKAQLGVLEACRHGNRDARIVLTSTRQIYGKPHYMPVDEKHPLDPVDVNGINCIAGEWYHLLYNKVYGIPTSVLRLTNTYGPRQLLKHNRQGFLGWFIRLVAENKQIQLYGDGLQRRDMNYVEDVVDALLVAGQKEQAVGQVYNLAGDEPISLKSICEKMIATAKSGSFKLVPWPEEKKKIDIGDFYGDCSKITAELGWKPTTTTDQGLEKTFEYYRPCLDQYIKDSEQFVCKP
- a CDS encoding uracil-xanthine permease family protein, whose translation is MAETDYSFRLRDSLVGAQMLFVAFGALVLVPLLTGLDPNVAMFTAGAGTLLFQVVTKRKVPIFLASSFAFIAPIIYGVQTWGIPATMSGLAAAGLFYVFLSAMIKFRGTQILHRVLPPIVTGPVIMVIGLLLAKTAVFMAIGKSGDGSIELFARNEALIVSMCALTTTILVSQLGRGILRLIPIVCGIVVGYALSLYFGMVDFTTVQNAPWFAVPNFVFPEFNWEAILFIVPVAIAPAIEHFGDVLAISSVTGKDYIEEPGIHRTMLGDGLATALASCLGGPPNTTYSEVTGAVALTRSFNPGIMTWAALTALCLAFVGKLGAVLQSIPTPVMGGIMVLLFGTIAVVGINALVKAGEDLLEPRNMAIVAVILVFGIGGMSFGLSKVTLSGIGLSGVIGVVLNLILPRPTKH
- the upp gene encoding uracil phosphoribosyltransferase, which encodes MAVHVVDHPLVKHKLGLLRQKSLSTKDFRALSNEVARLLSYEATKDLETEKVTIDGWNGDVEIDNIKGKTLTVVPILRAGIGMLDGVLDMVPGAKVSVVGLFRNEETLEPVEYYVKLANNIQDRMALILDPMLATGGTLIATVDLLKKAGCKNIRGIFLVAAPEGLKKLEEKHPDVEVYTASVDDCLNENGYILPGLGDAGDKIFGTK
- a CDS encoding carbohydrate kinase family protein encodes the protein MNIFVFGSLAFDRIMAFPGKFEDHLIPEKLHMINVCFVGSDLTERFGGTAGNIGYTLALLGEKPVLVSSAGRDDFGRYDEHLKKLGLDDDGIRIVTESLTANCHITTDLAANQITCFNPGAMGYPCEYDFASADPEKDIAIVAPGNHADTIELPRKFREMGMKYIFDPGQNITALPGEKLLEALTGSWMFISNDYELEMVMRATDMNLEQLLERTQYVVTTLGEKGCVIHSAEGECRVPALEGVKVVDPTGAGDSFRAGLLKGLSLGCELEVAARIGACCASYCIEKTGTQEHVFTEEAFWEHYTKNFGPVSFR
- a CDS encoding phosphotransferase family protein gives rise to the protein MLELTNEAVEKYLQQLFGPELRLTGVGELGSLDQQEMKDFGYGKPLELFWEKNGESKSAVLSMMKGDRYGHQEYWDRARILMMQHDTGQRMERHVKPLGLGYADQAGKLFAVQNPQEFFVLSEKSQGRDYFRDLYRIREGELRDEDVALAAEFGRWLARIHSEKHTDPDLYVRRVRNLVGDCECIFGIDDGYPYPYEFFPPERFVALEQKLVEWRWKLRQHTDRLCAVHGDFHPWNILVQEGSASPDFRVLDRSRGEWGEAADDVACMTLNYMLFGLYKKPYLSGSFATLFSTLWESYLEASGDTEICKVIAPFYVFRAMVVASPEWYPNHPIEVRKGLFRFVENILQDDIFDWQNVNRYMENA
- a CDS encoding adenylyl-sulfate kinase, with the protein product MSETASAQRQGWAIWVVGLPGSGKTNLARGLAAKLSIQGDCVVWLQMDARRKAYFPEPTYSDEEREEAYRLFADEAAALTREGKNVVMDGSAFRADMRDYARSMIPDFAEVHVQCSLEEAMKREHRREKGLVMADLYRKALERKETGKEFPGLGKVIGVDVVFEESPQAEYTINNEFISKDETLRRTLRFVREWLQGVEAHHFCDEDES
- the miaB gene encoding tRNA (N6-isopentenyl adenosine(37)-C2)-methylthiotransferase MiaB — encoded protein: MTSTKTFHVLTFGCQMNVHDSEWLARALTVRGWTEVSEDEAEVYIVNTCSVRDKPEQKVYSLLGRLRAYIAEHPDRFVAVGGCVAQQIGNDFLERYPFVRLVFGTDQVGRVPHALDELLEDGERRMALLDFEDGYPSQDAVDPESAAVTHLPGQAFVNIMKGCDNFCAYCIVPFVRGRQRSRRADDIVRECEVLVESGVREITLLGQNVNSFGLDKQGDGTSFAELLERVAAIDGLTRLRFTTSHPKDLAPEVIDAFGRLDALCPSLHLPMQCGSDNILKAMGRKYDMERYMGLVRGLKEVRPDIALTTDLIVGFPGETDEDFRQTLAAVEEVGFESSFSFIYSDRPGTRAEKMPFKIDRKVQGERLIELQTLQETLTRAALKRCEGTEAEVLVESRSKVQDGDDVISWRGRDRYGRVVNFPWPQAAGDLAGKLVRVRIEIAKKHSLSGKVVGELW
- a CDS encoding bifunctional nuclease family protein, with the protein product MVKMTVYGLALDETAQVPVLILKDVEEDTTLPIWVGATEAMAISLALNKVALPRPMTHDLMLNLVHQLGAEVLRVELVREERGTYFAEIVLQVAEEEIRVDSRPSDAISLSLRAKCDLWVSKQVLETALEQLGDAESRLTPNTDRESWEAILQQYSGDDNKYKM